The sequence ttaagccacttgctgcttctagatctgacagctttcagctggagtcttagcctggcaagcgcaggacacgagcacagaaagTAATCGatggtttcctcctccaacccgcacttcctacatctgctatcactgaccaagcctaatttaaaggcatgtgacgccagaaggctgtccagtaagaatacccgtcatgagtctagtctacagtttaatgataatgaaaatataagaatcagtgtttatgaataacatattttaattaaactcttacaacaacctgatcggtggctacatcgccatgtaggtagtgtggtgttccacattgtataaacgtaggtactgtatgtgctcaaccgtgcaaattgacattagcagtaacattatttacataaaaatagcttggtatttgtgcaggcctcaatatagcatacattggtccagttcggtgtgcaccagccactggtactaACACCTTTGAATGCATAtctttcatataggatggatgtccagcagtgctccggttgtgccaatatgtaatgagctgctccgtctcttggtacggctgtataggtataggcgggttgttgttgttgttgtagcagtgcttcgccccacctaacagccgcgaccgatcataaattgtcatcaatatcctctaacgggagtccaaggaaacttgctgtttcaacaggggtggactataatgaAAGGGGCGtttggcgttggttccacattacaattaaagagatggttggtgtcatgtggggacacattgcaagcggggcatacattttgtatgtcggggttgattctggataggtaagagtttaacctgtcagtatccagaacgaagttgagcaagagtgacacgcgtttccctggggagtatgcgttcctcttccacaagttttgggtacttttctttgagtactggattcaccgggcaattcccggcataaaggtccgacgcctgtttgtggagttcaccaaggacctgcttgtgttttttttttgcttcatacggctgggttctcaggtgccgtatttcctcaaaatgcttacggagatgactccttaggcccctaggcggtgttggctcatcaatcagatgtctgtttggatgcccaggtttctgagtattcaacaggaactgtttggttagcatctcatttctctccctgatggggagtattctcacctcattatgtaggtggtgttctggggacataagaaggcagcccgtggtgattgtgagagcagtattttggcaggcctgtagcttcttccagtgggtaatttttaggcttagcgaccatatgggtgacgcgtagcacgtaaacggctggccaattgctttgtatgtagtaatgagcgtttctttatcttttccccaggtactgccagcaagggatttgaggattttattacggctctggattttcggaacaattgcggctgcgtgctcaccaaaatgtagatcctgatcaaacgtcatacccaagcttttggggtgtaggacagtcggtagcgtagtgccatcgacgtggatgttcaaaatggtcgacatttgggacgtccaagttgtaaataaggtcgcggaagatttagtcgaaaaaactggagagatgagggaggtagccgtttattctgttgcagagctcatcgatctgtgggcctgtgcctgtggccattattgtgccgtcatcggcgtatgaaacgatagtgactccttctggtggtgaaggtagctgagatatgtagaaattaaacaagaggagataggacaccaccctgtggcaccccttgtttaattcttcttggttttgatgtttcgtttctaaattgcaccgatgcctgccgaccacccagataatttgcggtccaccttttaagacatgggggaagggtagacccttccaggtcttgcagtaacgtgccatggttgaccgtatcaaaagcttttgataggtctagcgctacgagtactgttctatggtgggggttttgatttaaaccgcaatttatctgggtgctgatggcatttagcacggtggttgtgctatggagttttctgaagccatgctgatgagaggatAGCTGccaatttgcttggaagtaggggagcaaaatggcttcaagcgtctttgctactgatgataggagagatatcggacgatacgactctcctatgttagctggtttcccaggctttagtagcgggaccaccttggccattttccatttttcgggtatgacaaaggtggaaagagacaggttgaagccatgtgctaagtatttgaaaccctctttccctaggcttttaagcatcggcatggctatgccgtctgggcccaatgctttggatggtttagcgtgaccaatggcatcttcaacctctctggcggtgatggtaatttgtgacgcgctgaatttatgtttatgtgcgtgtctgttggccctccgtctatctttgtcgaccgtagaatgcattacatattgacggcagaaagcgctagcgcattttttcgaattcgacagcactttatcgccgaaggcgatggaaactttgtcattgtgcttagacggattcgatagggactttacggtggaccaaagtttacccacaccggcagagaggttacaacctcttaggttcTCCTCCCATtccgcccgcttgtgttcatccacaagcaatctgatgcgttggtttatatcccttatttaggggtcgcctgggtcgagctgtcttataaggtcacgttctctcgctaaatttgcggcctccgccgggaagtggggccgaatttcgggaaggcgggaatgaaacgtgccgaggcggattcaatgaccttgcggaaaggacgctccccttggcggacatcagtcgggatagggagggcagcaaagaggttgtctgtaaaagatttgtattcctcccactttccttttttaaagtttattaaagtgcgtttttctgtaacgatgaagtcggcggaacgctcgaacgaaataagtataggcaggtggtcggataccaatgttaccatcggatgccagttgacgcagtttaccaagttctgcgctcacgattgagatatccggcgaactgtgacagcttcctaccatacgtgtgggggcgtctccgtttattgtgcagaacgtcgtttcttctatttgatccgccaacatctcacccctactgtccgcccgcaagtttgaatgccatagatcgtgatgggcattaaagtcgactaagataatgcgattgttgccagtgagtaaggcgctaatattagggcggtatccactggggcaacaggtggcaggagggatgtagatgttgatgatttctaggtttgcatcgcctgaccggacagataggcctagacgttctaagacattgtccctgcggtcgatgccaggatcaaatatatgatattgcacagagtggtgtatgataaacgcgaggctgcctccatttccgctcatgcgattttttctgtggacattatacccagaacaggtttgcagtgcagatcttgctgtgagtttagtctcttgaatcgcaacaattcggatgttgtgccgcttcatgaaatcgactatctccgtgatctttccagttaatccattacagtttaactgcagaattctgaagtgcatagggagagacgtcgccactctgggagtaagtgacgggtgactacgcctgggtcgACTacgcaggagctgcattgggcggatgtcgcaaacatatatattctgtgctggcaaacggtgcaaacggggttagggactaagagtctttTTCCCTGACCTACATGATTGcttcggaaaagagggggggggggggggggggggagagaagacggtggcaggggctgatgctcagcattgctaccgactctactacgaagatagtactTATGAGTgatagcagctgtttgagttgatggcgccgcggggcgcgagcagcagcgggtactagttgtggcttgctgagcagctgggctgcttgAAGgtagtgagggggggggggggggcgctaaggcgtagactacgggacgcccttggacatgaacagcaaggagccacaaaagatgtataaaagttacgtggacgtcgggttttgggatcgagcccagaacaacctgtccgatgcaaccatcccttacacgaggcacactgaacagagtatgaccgtcctaaaaagattcttttccggcagatgcagcaaaaccgtttctcaggaccggggtcaggagacggatccggattggattcgataccttcccggatcaagagaatatggagcagacccgctgcaaggagctgctgggaggatgacaatttgtgggagggacgcaacaaattaaatggggttacactgaaatgacagtccttggtcgggaaaaatcccgagtcgctccggtacatagaaccgactgccttgggaagcgcgggtgcaatgtattactagtctgctcaagatcgtatggtacatagatggcacgaagacgccagaggggattggagccagagttttcggacccagagccaaattatcagtacctctaaaagcacatccgagcattttccaagcggaagtattcgccataagttagtgtgCTAaactgaaccttcagcgctgataccccactGAAACAATTtccatactcagtcagacagtcagtccccactaaaggcatttgcggcgtttgaaataaagtcagcactggtccctcagtgcgtagaaaagctgaatcaattaggagcacacaatgtAGTAgtgttgccctgggtcctaggccacaggggagtggagcgtaatgagcaggcggactcagtgtttaatttgttgcgtctctccctcAAATTGTCAACCTCCTGGCAGAttcttgcagcgggtctgcgccatactctcctcttctgggaaggtatcgaccccaatccggtcCTTCTCTTGACCCcggtactgagaaatgggtttgctgcgtttgccggaaaagaatctttttaggacggtcatatatataagggtctgaaatatttcaatgaacttcctcaTCAAATAAagagtagtaataacttcaatacttttaaaaaaagtttattggagcattgtaaaacccttccaataagataaagtttttctgcTTTTATTTTTTACACACAGAGCGAAAATCACACATATAATACCCTATATACTAGAAGAATTTTTACATAGTTTCTCTATGTTTTTTCTCCAAGCTGAACTTTCTTCTTATTATAAGTTGGTAtttctttttaataaaattaaaaagttatcaTTGAGCAGCGAGAAGAAAAATCTGcttaaaaataagaagaaacaaTAGCGATTTGAAAAGAGTTTCTCTTTGAAAAAGTTAATAAGAATTCACATGAAACTGAAACGACTTCCCCTTTTAATTAAATCAATAAGAAAATCTgctaaaaataagaagaaaaattagcgaTTTGAGTAGACTTTCGATTCGATAAAATCAAGAAGAATTCATATAAAAATGAAACGACTTTCCCTTTTAATTGAATCAATAGGAAATACACTAGAATTTAGAAATGTCCTTTCCAAGCtacattaaaaatatattttctaataTTAATGAGATACATATATTCTCATTTTTTTgagaataaaaatatttttttaataaaagaaatcaTTTATTTTCAATGATAGCCGGTCaacaattttttgtattaaattttatatgagaataggcttttcttgaccatatgGTTGCtatttttagtgcaagtaaaacttcACTATTgcgacccaacgtttcgctaagcaccttagcttcctcaggggcgaaaatgcatttatttaacattattttCATCAAAAAACATTGAAGAATTAcatgaaattgtaaaaattttgaattttgttaatataccgaaacaataaaatttttgtataaggtcacttacaaatatatgtacgtaaaatATCACAATTTGCATAACTACAACTAACACATCAATACCATCTGTGCGTGGTACATTTGTCAactaaaattgaaaattatatgcaaAGCAAATAAGCCGCTGCAATGCAGTCAGTGTCCtcttttatgtttactgttttgtCCCTTTTCTGCATTATTCTTAAGCTCTCTATGGTGTATCTGATCTTTGTCCGTTTTTCTTTATCTAATATTTTGGCATTTTGTAAATCAGCTGTGTGGCCACTCGCTGTGGTGTGCTGTGAGAGAGCtgtgtttgttttcttctttcTAATGTCCGCTTCATGTTCATTTAGGCGAACGCCAAAGCTTCGTTTGGTTGTGCCTATGTATATTTTACCACAGCTTTCGTTCTCTGTTCCTTTGCATGGTATTTCGTATACAATATTATTATGTTGTGAAGTTTGAagtggtgtttttgtttttgtaaaaatgctTCCAATGTTTTGTTGGATTTATATGCCAAGCGTATGTTACTTTTGTTGGATGTGATGGTTTTGTCGAAGTTCTCTGTCAGTCTAGGTATATATGTAACACTGTAATATTGTTTGGGCTGATCTGTGGTATCTTTTGTTGCTCTCTTATTGCGATTGTTTTCAATATTTGCTATTTTTTCCCTTATTAGGCTGTGTATAAGTGTTTGTGGGTAGTTGTTGCTGGtgagaatttctttaatttttctaatgtTTGCATCCCAGAACTGTTCATGGCTGATATCTAAAGCTTTGTTGATAAGGTTGTTTGCAGTGTTCATTTTGTACTTGAATGGTTGGGCAGATAAGAAATTTATCAACCGGCCAGAAGAGGTAGGTTTTGTGTACCAGTCTAGCATAAGTATGTTGCTCTTTCTATGAACGCGCGTGTCTAAGAAGGGGATGCTGAAATTTGTTTCTGTTTCCAGGGTGAACTTAAGTTTGTCGTGGTACTTGTTGAATGTATCTAGAATAGTGTCTAGGTCTTTTCTTTTGACTATAGCGAAGATGTCGTCAACGTATTTCACCATGAACTTTATATCTATGTTATGTTGTGTTTTAAGTTTGGATATGGCGTCGTTTAGTAAGTCATCTAAGACTATGTCTGCAATGGTTGGCGAAAGAGGGTTGCCCATAGGCATACCAAATGTTTGGGCATACAATTTTTCACCCCACAGGaaataattattgtcttttagACAGAAATCCAACATTTGTTGGAAAATTCGCCTCGGTATTTTTGTGGTTTTTTGTATTTCCtcccacttttttaaaattatttttgtggcGAGAAGAATTGGAATATTGGTGAACAATGACACAACGTCAAAGGAAACAAATATGTCTTCGTCTTTAACACTTatgtttttcagtttttctttaaactggaacacattttttatattatattcttcCGACACAAGATTTTTTAGTATATTTCCTACGTACTTTGACAGATTGTAGCATGGTACATTAACTGCTGATATAATTGGACGAAGGGGAATATCAGGCTTATGAATTTTAGGAAGCCCATATATTCTTGGGGCGATTGCCGTGGAACATGCCAATCGTTGCTTCTCTTTAGAatcgattattttatttttgtaaagctCGTCcactattttgttatttttcttttgcagATCATTAGTGGGGTATTCTCTCATAGCTCTATACGTACTCTtgtcttctaatattttgttcaTCTTTCTCATGTAATCTTCTTTATACAGTGCCACTGTTTTATTTCCTTTGTCCGTGTCTGTTATGATGATGTTTTTATGTAAAGTAAGAAAGGATTTCGTTTTATTAAAAGCTTGcagaataaatttttcttttgcactgtGTCTGGAATTTCTTTTGAAATGCAATATTCGATTGCTCAATTTATTTCTCGCCACGTCTTTAGCTTTATCGTCTCCTATGTTTTGTATAAACTGTTCCATTTCAGCAATAATATTTATTGGTGTgaagtttgtttttgttgtgggtATTGTAAATTTCTTGCCAAGAGAAAGTAGCCACTTGACTTCGTCTGGAAAGTCAATAtcggttttgtttacaaaaaagtcGTTGTTCATTTGAATACCCATAACGCAAATTTGTTGGtactttagtttatttaattttgactTATGTGTTTCTTCTCTTTCTTTTGTTACTCTTTGGCTCAAGAAGTTTTGTTTCTCGGTAAAGTCGCAAAAATCTGTCTCATCTAACTCTCGCTTTAATCTGTGTTCTGCATGATATATGTTGTTACTTGTGctttttatgtttatgtttgtttgtgtgatttcaatgtttaatattttgtttAGAAATAGTTGTTTGGTTTTTTCTAGTTGTTTTTTTACCTTTTGGGAAGTGGTGTTAATTGTGATGTTTTTGATGGCATTACTTAGATGGGTTGGGGTTAGGTTATATTTTTTGCATTCCAACAAAAACTTTAGTTGACTGTTTAGGTTGGCcaacttttgtttttgcttgctAAAATGTTTTAAAGTGATGCAAGTATTATACCCGTATTTGTATTTCATATGTAGGTAGTaattcttcatttttgttgttttttcgtttttatttcttGTATAAAAGTTCTTTTTATTGTATCTTATTATTTATTACAACTTACATTCCAATATCTTTTTGGTCTTACAACTTAATACaattatttaaaacataaaaGTGCACTGGTGGACCATCTATCATATCAAAAGTTAAAAGATTGTACTCTTTAGTTTCACTTCCAATTAGATATGATTGAAATCTTTCGGAACAACTCAAATACACATGCCTTTTTGCAACGATAAAAACATATTGTTCTTTTACTAAAAAATCacaaatttcatttattttaactaCATCTTCAGTTATTGTGACAATTTGTCCAATTTTAAAATTATGGCCTCTAAAAACAATAGCGTCTGTTCGATTGTATAAATGAAAATCTTTCAGATTCATTGAGGAAATGTAAGCATTATTTTCTACTTTCAAAGGAcactaattatttattatatattcggttgaataaattttttatttagaatggcATTTGCAAATCCCAAAGACGCTTTTGTCGCTAATGTTAGAGGTACATTGACCCTTGACGTAATACTTCGCGCATACTTTTTATGTATTTGATGTTCAGATTCAAATCTAAATGACCACAAGTACCTAAGAGGGCCTAGTTTTTTAATAACTGTAGTATAATGAAGCATATTGTGATGTTTGGGTTTTAAGTTTTCTTTGAATAGTTTTTGATATAAAGAAATATGTTATCTTATCAAAAGTTGTAAGTTTAGAAGAATACTGTTGTCAAAATTTGGATATGAAACTATatcaacattttttataaaaataactaaaaatttgaaaacaacatCGTTTTTGTCAACTAGGTCACCTATAATTAGCAGTATGAAAATGGTAAACGATTTCATTTGCTTCGCACTCATTTTAAAACTTGTACTTGCTATGTGATTTTTATGAATAGGGGGGGCTCACCGTATTGAAACATTTGTTTTCTGTAATTTAAGGTCTCTAAAGTAAACAttttcttttcataaataaaataattttaaatttttgaaaagttgtACTTACAAACTCCGCTGAACAAATCATGCATAATGTCGCATGCTATGTTATCAACAACATGAAAGTCTGGCAGTGAATTAAATATAGAAGTTTCTTTTATGCCAGTTTCTTTTGAGTTATTCAAAGATATATCAATATCGTAATTACTTTTATTTCTTGAAGAATCGGAAATCTCAATGCAATCTCTTTGTGTTTGTTGCCTCATTCTTTTACATattcggcaaaaagaattttccgaAAATGATTTAACGTATCCCAACTCTGCGTTAAGACCTAAATTGTCGCCTAATATTTGCACaagtttaatgaatattttgaagctCTTGCCATCTGCTTCGATGACCAAACCGTCTGTCTGCAATGTATTTAATATTTCTATTAGTGGCTTTAAGGCTTTATTAATACCATTTTCATATAGATCTATAGATTTTATAAATCCAGCGACAAATATATTTGAAAGACGACTACTTTGGCTCTTTCGCAAACACGCAAATGTATAATAATACCACAAATTTTCTGTTGGCCACATTTCGACCCTAATGGGTCATTAATTTCAAAGTCGTCCAAATATAGGAATAGAGGTATTGTTAAACAAGTCGGATCGGTATAACATTTAATCCAAAGACTTCCACTCAGAAAAGTAGAATACGTGTGGGAATTTGCTATTTCTTGAATACAAGAAATTATTTCTTTTAGGACACTGTCGCTTTCgagaaactttttaatttgaaacgGAATATCTACAAGGGTTATTTCTGTTTTTGTTCCTGTTAAAGTAGGATTATTATTCAAAGCTATTACTGATAACTCATTGCTTAAAACATATTTCTTTGGAGGCTTGAAATATTGCATATTTTCCAATtcgttaaaaaatttatattcagtATCAACAAACGAAAAAGGCTGATATATACAATGCATTATCTCTTTAAAAAATAGTTCATTACTATTGTTTACAATCAAAAGTTTAATTACTTCACATATGGGGGCAGTAATATTTTCTGTTATTGAATGTTGAATGTCAAGAACACTTTTTCTTGAAAAATTTGGATTGTTATGAAGATTAAGAAGAAAATAGATAATCGATTTTTTAAAATCTAAATTGAATGTTCGGAACTGTTCAATTGAGTTATATACTGAATGCTCAATATTCATTTCACTTTCTTCAACAACATTTTGTTTTGGTATTTCAATACTTAATTTCAAATTAAGGTCCTTTATGTGTTTGTCTACATGTTTTTGAAAACGATAAATGTTAGTGAACATTTGATCACAACTTTCgaatttacatataaatttataaatatcTGGCACGCCATGGTAAACTTTGATGTGGCTGATAAAAGCGCTTGTACTAAGGAAATTTTGGTCACACACGAAGCAAGAAAGTTTGggcattttggaatattttctgttttttatttaaGACAAATCTAATTTACTTAATAAACTTGAAACTGAGGGGAAATCTTCAGACTTTAGTTCAAAAAAGTATTGCTCCAAAAATGCCCAAACTTGCTATTGTGTGCGtattaaatttgaaaaacatGACTTAATAATgtactcaacagctttcataaaTGAGAAACATTTCCATTTGAGGCCGCCACAAAATACATAACATTGCGATATATCCGAAAAATCTGTGCCCACAGCTATTATACGAGGCTGTAGTGTCCGTTTTTTGTCAGCATAATCCTTAATTAGTGCAGGAATACTTGGCATTATGTTATTTGGGGTTGAAACCAGAGTTATAAAATCGTATTGGGTATCAGCAATCGTAGGTTTTTCATTGCAGAATACATTGCAGTAGCAACATAGTTGAAGGTATATGATtagataaaatttaaataaactgacATTGAAATATTTGTGTTAAAAACTTTAGAGAGGAGCAGTTCTCTGCTTGCTTTGTCCTTAACATCACACTGCAAGATTggcattatttttttataaaagttgtccAGCTTCAAAAATAATTGATTTGATTTGCCTGGATACATATTTTCGAAATCTATCTCGACCtaagaataaatttatttaaatttttaaacgaaAGCTAAATCAAAATACTTACTAATTCATAACCGTTGGAATCGCTATACCTAGGCCAATCCTCCAACAAATCTTTTATGGAGTTTGCACTTTTTAGCCTCATAACAGATGTTTCTTTCCAATACGATTTAACTTGATCCCACGGTGTGTAGTTGTGTGTTAGCCAAAATTTCTTTTCTAGGAACTCttctaaaatttcaaaaaataataattaattaaattaaattattaaataattttcaaatgGAGACTAGTATTTCTAACCATGCGATGTTTCTTCTGTTTCAATTTCAGTGCTTGAAGGTCTTTCAATCCTGATAGAGTTTGCGCAACGTGAATACAGTTTGCCGGAGGGattcttctttcctttttttctatCCTGAAAAGATAACGCAATCATCTTTTGAAAAAAATGCActgtaaacaaaataaattatctaaaataaacgcaatattTTAGCATCATAAAACAATCACTTCGTTATACTCAAATATAATGGGCTATAAATTTGCATactttgcatttttctaaaagaaAGTTAGAAAGTAATTGACGTAATTGTTTTCCACAAAGCTAAAATATGTAAGCCACAGTCAAAAAATCTAACAAACTATTTAAATTACCGGTTTTTCCTTTGGGAATATTTGACATATTGCATTTGCCCATTGCTTCATGTCTGAGTAATTTCATCTTCCGACCGGTGCCTGTATAGCTTTCTATaatacaatagggggactcatgtaaccgtataaatgccttataaagtgtgtaaacgtataaatttatctagtgcgtaaacgagctgtcaaattttgtatgaaaaatcatttacacaatttgtataaatttacgcgcacatttcattgtgtaaacgcggtaaactcaaaggaatgcaaccttgcagacattacagcaggcattttcatcagaaatatcCAACATCAACAAGTAAAtgcattttagttttgatttttcacttaatcttggcattttttaatttgtataataatcaaaaaaattttgttcggcaataatacagctgataaacattcaagtttatcaatagtattactaggtgcgttcatataacagcgtgtgtaaatggatataattttacaccttataagtttatatgctttcatgagtccccctaatgtgtgAGCGTCTTTTGATGTTTATTATCAATATATCCCTTCTGATCGTGAAAAGCAAGCACAAGTTGGCCTCTGACAGTCGATTTCAAAAGATCATAAACGTTAAATGACGTATTTTCAGACGGCAATGAAATTGGTGTTGATTCTCTGGATTTAACGGTGTCTAAATCGTTCGATATTTTTTCCAACCAACTCAATATTGTACTATGCCCTGAGTCGGTATCTCTGTCACACATTAATGGAATATTCTGGAAAAACTATAATTAGAGCaatcatatatttatttaaagataAAAACTTACCAAACGATTTCTCCACTCCCTCAATCCAGACTTGAACTTTATTTTCTCGCCGAAAAATTTGCTTTCCAAACTATTAAAGAGAGCTTCTAaatcttcaatttcaatttttttttaaaacgggaTAAGTCATGATGCCGCGTTCATTTAAAATGTGCATGATTTCATCATTCAATTCCCATGATTTCATCAATTCCAATATTTCAGCTACACTAGGAGCGCGTCGATATCCGCCATTTTAATTTTTGTGCGTTGTTGCGTTGTAAAGCTCACTGAAAATGT is a genomic window of Eurosta solidaginis isolate ZX-2024a chromosome 4, ASM4086904v1, whole genome shotgun sequence containing:
- the LOC137247699 gene encoding uncharacterized protein isoform X2; amino-acid sequence: MKQWANAICQIFPKEKPDRKKGKKNPSGKLYSRCANSIRIERPSSTEIETEETSHEEFLEKKFWLTHNYTPWDQVKSYWKETSVMRLKSANSIKDLLEDWPRYSDSNGYELVEIDFENMYPGKSNQLFLKLDNFYKKIMPILQCDVKDKASRELLLSKVFNTNISMSVYLNFI
- the LOC137247699 gene encoding uncharacterized protein isoform X1; amino-acid sequence: MPKLSCFVCDQNFLSTSAFISHIKVYHGVPDIYKFICKFESCDQMFTNIYRFQKHVDKHIKDLNLKLSIEIPKQNVVEESEMNIEHSVYNSIEQFRTFNLDFKKSIIYFLLNLHNNPNFSRKSVLDIQHSITENITAPICEVIKLLIVNNSNELFFKEIMHCIYQPFSFVDTEYKFFNELENMQYFKPPKKYVLSNELSVIALNNNPTLTGTKTEITLVDIPFQIKKFLESDSVLKEIISCIQEIANSHTYSTFLSGSLWIKCYTDPTCLTIPLFLYLDDFEINDPLGSKCGQQKICGIIIHLRVCERAKVVVFQIYLSLDL